One genomic segment of Sminthopsis crassicaudata isolate SCR6 chromosome 4, ASM4859323v1, whole genome shotgun sequence includes these proteins:
- the MOG gene encoding myelin-oligodendrocyte glycoprotein isoform X3, which translates to MEMWNLPGSSLPAYLISSFFLLLQLPSSYSGQFSVIGPAHPIRALVGDEVELPCRLSPGKNATGMEVGWYRPPFSRVVHLYRNGKDQDGEQAPEYRGRTILLKEAIGEGKMILKIQHVRFSDEGGYTCFFRDHSYQEEAAMELKVEDPFYWINPGMLVLIAVLPILILQITIGLGFLYMQHRLRGIIFDMSMEHLIHYVQKKFSSSFRIPLLSDVGLPLKH; encoded by the exons ATGGAAATGTGGAATTTGCCAGGATCTTCTTTGCCTGCCTACctcatttcctccttcttcctccttctccaacTTCCTTCCAGCTACTCAG GACAATTCTCAGTGATAGGACCAGCTCATCCAATCCGGGCCTTGGTAGGGGATGAAGTTGAATTACCATGCCGACTTTCACCTGGTAAGAATGCAACAGGAATGGAGGTGGGCTGGTATCGCCCTCCCTTTTCTAGAGTCGTTCACCTCTACCGAAATGGGAAGGATCAAGATGGAGAGCAAGCACCTGAATATCGGGGGCGAACAATACTGTTGAAGGAGGCCATAGGAGAAGGGAAGATGATCCTAAAGATCCAGCATGTGAGATTCTCTGATGAGGGAGGATATACCTGTTTCTTCCGAGATCATTCATACCAAGAGGAGGCAGCAATGGAGCTGAAGGTGGAAG ATCCTTTTTATTGGATTAACCCTGGAATGCTGGTTCTAATTGCTGTCCTGCCTATTCTTATCCTGCAAATCACTATTGGCCTTGGTTTCCTCTACATGCAGCACAGACTGAGAGGTATTATA TTTGATATGTCCATGGAACATCTAATTCATTATGTCCAAAAgaagttttcttcttcttttagaaTACCCCTTTTGAGTGATGTTGGCCTCCCTTTGAAGCACTAG
- the MOG gene encoding myelin-oligodendrocyte glycoprotein isoform X4 has protein sequence MEMWNLPGSSLPAYLISSFFLLLQLPSSYSGQFSVIGPAHPIRALVGDEVELPCRLSPGKNATGMEVGWYRPPFSRVVHLYRNGKDQDGEQAPEYRGRTILLKEAIGEGKMILKIQHVRFSDEGGYTCFFRDHSYQEEAAMELKVEDPFYWINPGMLVLIAVLPILILQITIGLGFLYMQHRLRGKLQAEIGKFCVSLFHCSSKIPLLSDVGLPLKH, from the exons ATGGAAATGTGGAATTTGCCAGGATCTTCTTTGCCTGCCTACctcatttcctccttcttcctccttctccaacTTCCTTCCAGCTACTCAG GACAATTCTCAGTGATAGGACCAGCTCATCCAATCCGGGCCTTGGTAGGGGATGAAGTTGAATTACCATGCCGACTTTCACCTGGTAAGAATGCAACAGGAATGGAGGTGGGCTGGTATCGCCCTCCCTTTTCTAGAGTCGTTCACCTCTACCGAAATGGGAAGGATCAAGATGGAGAGCAAGCACCTGAATATCGGGGGCGAACAATACTGTTGAAGGAGGCCATAGGAGAAGGGAAGATGATCCTAAAGATCCAGCATGTGAGATTCTCTGATGAGGGAGGATATACCTGTTTCTTCCGAGATCATTCATACCAAGAGGAGGCAGCAATGGAGCTGAAGGTGGAAG ATCCTTTTTATTGGATTAACCCTGGAATGCTGGTTCTAATTGCTGTCCTGCCTATTCTTATCCTGCAAATCACTATTGGCCTTGGTTTCCTCTACATGCAGCACAGACTGAGAG GTAAACTCCAAGCAGAGATTGGTAAGTTCTGTGTATCCTTATTTCATTGTAGTTCCAA aaTACCCCTTTTGAGTGATGTTGGCCTCCCTTTGAAGCACTAG
- the MOG gene encoding myelin-oligodendrocyte glycoprotein isoform X5, with product MEMWNLPGSSLPAYLISSFFLLLQLPSSYSGQFSVIGPAHPIRALVGDEVELPCRLSPGKNATGMEVGWYRPPFSRVVHLYRNGKDQDGEQAPEYRGRTILLKEAIGEGKMILKIQHVRFSDEGGYTCFFRDHSYQEEAAMELKVEDPFYWINPGMLVLIAVLPILILQITIGLGFLYMQHRLRGKLQAEIENLHRTFGQFLEELKYPF from the exons ATGGAAATGTGGAATTTGCCAGGATCTTCTTTGCCTGCCTACctcatttcctccttcttcctccttctccaacTTCCTTCCAGCTACTCAG GACAATTCTCAGTGATAGGACCAGCTCATCCAATCCGGGCCTTGGTAGGGGATGAAGTTGAATTACCATGCCGACTTTCACCTGGTAAGAATGCAACAGGAATGGAGGTGGGCTGGTATCGCCCTCCCTTTTCTAGAGTCGTTCACCTCTACCGAAATGGGAAGGATCAAGATGGAGAGCAAGCACCTGAATATCGGGGGCGAACAATACTGTTGAAGGAGGCCATAGGAGAAGGGAAGATGATCCTAAAGATCCAGCATGTGAGATTCTCTGATGAGGGAGGATATACCTGTTTCTTCCGAGATCATTCATACCAAGAGGAGGCAGCAATGGAGCTGAAGGTGGAAG ATCCTTTTTATTGGATTAACCCTGGAATGCTGGTTCTAATTGCTGTCCTGCCTATTCTTATCCTGCAAATCACTATTGGCCTTGGTTTCCTCTACATGCAGCACAGACTGAGAG GTAAACTCCAAGCAGAGATTG AGAATCTCCACCGAACTTTTG gACAATTCCTTGAAGAGCTAA aaTACCCCTTTTGA
- the MOG gene encoding myelin-oligodendrocyte glycoprotein isoform X1 has translation MEMWNLPGSSLPAYLISSFFLLLQLPSSYSGQFSVIGPAHPIRALVGDEVELPCRLSPGKNATGMEVGWYRPPFSRVVHLYRNGKDQDGEQAPEYRGRTILLKEAIGEGKMILKIQHVRFSDEGGYTCFFRDHSYQEEAAMELKVEDPFYWINPGMLVLIAVLPILILQITIGLGFLYMQHRLRGKLQAEIENLHRTFDPHFLRVPCWKITLFVIVPVLGPLIAMIICYNWLHRRLAGQFLEELKYPF, from the exons ATGGAAATGTGGAATTTGCCAGGATCTTCTTTGCCTGCCTACctcatttcctccttcttcctccttctccaacTTCCTTCCAGCTACTCAG GACAATTCTCAGTGATAGGACCAGCTCATCCAATCCGGGCCTTGGTAGGGGATGAAGTTGAATTACCATGCCGACTTTCACCTGGTAAGAATGCAACAGGAATGGAGGTGGGCTGGTATCGCCCTCCCTTTTCTAGAGTCGTTCACCTCTACCGAAATGGGAAGGATCAAGATGGAGAGCAAGCACCTGAATATCGGGGGCGAACAATACTGTTGAAGGAGGCCATAGGAGAAGGGAAGATGATCCTAAAGATCCAGCATGTGAGATTCTCTGATGAGGGAGGATATACCTGTTTCTTCCGAGATCATTCATACCAAGAGGAGGCAGCAATGGAGCTGAAGGTGGAAG ATCCTTTTTATTGGATTAACCCTGGAATGCTGGTTCTAATTGCTGTCCTGCCTATTCTTATCCTGCAAATCACTATTGGCCTTGGTTTCCTCTACATGCAGCACAGACTGAGAG GTAAACTCCAAGCAGAGATTG AGAATCTCCACCGAACTTTTG ATCCCCATTTCCTGAGAGTGCCTTGCTGGAAGataactctttttgtgatagtgCCAGTTCTGGGACCCCTCATTGCCATGATCATCTGTTACAACTGGCTGCATCGAAGATTAGCAG gACAATTCCTTGAAGAGCTAA aaTACCCCTTTTGA
- the MOG gene encoding myelin-oligodendrocyte glycoprotein isoform X2 has translation MEMWNLPGSSLPAYLISSFFLLLQLPSSYSGQFSVIGPAHPIRALVGDEVELPCRLSPGKNATGMEVGWYRPPFSRVVHLYRNGKDQDGEQAPEYRGRTILLKEAIGEGKMILKIQHVRFSDEGGYTCFFRDHSYQEEAAMELKVEDPFYWINPGMLVLIAVLPILILQITIGLGFLYMQHRLRGIIILSFLSCDSVFRSPFPESALLEDNSFCDSASSGTPHCHDHLLQLAASKISR, from the exons ATGGAAATGTGGAATTTGCCAGGATCTTCTTTGCCTGCCTACctcatttcctccttcttcctccttctccaacTTCCTTCCAGCTACTCAG GACAATTCTCAGTGATAGGACCAGCTCATCCAATCCGGGCCTTGGTAGGGGATGAAGTTGAATTACCATGCCGACTTTCACCTGGTAAGAATGCAACAGGAATGGAGGTGGGCTGGTATCGCCCTCCCTTTTCTAGAGTCGTTCACCTCTACCGAAATGGGAAGGATCAAGATGGAGAGCAAGCACCTGAATATCGGGGGCGAACAATACTGTTGAAGGAGGCCATAGGAGAAGGGAAGATGATCCTAAAGATCCAGCATGTGAGATTCTCTGATGAGGGAGGATATACCTGTTTCTTCCGAGATCATTCATACCAAGAGGAGGCAGCAATGGAGCTGAAGGTGGAAG ATCCTTTTTATTGGATTAACCCTGGAATGCTGGTTCTAATTGCTGTCCTGCCTATTCTTATCCTGCAAATCACTATTGGCCTTGGTTTCCTCTACATGCAGCACAGACTGAGAGGTATTATA ATTCTGTCATTCTTATCCTGTGATTCTGTATTTAGATCCCCATTTCCTGAGAGTGCCTTGCTGGAAGataactctttttgtgatagtgCCAGTTCTGGGACCCCTCATTGCCATGATCATCTGTTACAACTGGCTGCATCGAAGATTAGCAGGTAG